GCGCACCATGTTGACATAGTTGGTGGCGGTTGCTAAACTGCCTACTTCGACTTCACATTCTGCCGCCATCAGCAGCACATCGGCAAACCGGATGATGTTGTAGTTGATGGCCGAGTAACCATCCGTCCACGAGCTACCATCGGTCAGAGTCTTGTCCTGCGCTTTGTAGAAGACGAACTTCTTGGGGGAGTAAGGACCCGCAAAGCTCTGGTCACGAATCCAGTCCAGACCAGGGTGAGGCTGCCAGTCCAGGTATTGGATACCCCGACGGCCAACTGACCAATCCAGACGAGGATCGACCGGACCCGCATCGGGGGTGAAAGCCGCACTAGAGGCAATCCCCTGGTCGGTTTTCAGCTGATTAGCGCCCGTGTTATAGGAACCATCCAGCAGCGGTAAGCCTTTGGCGTCGACCCGGAACGAGTTAGCCATATCGAAGCTGGGGGGAAAGAATCCGCAGCAACCAGCCGGACCATTCGAACCCGTGTTGTAAGGGAAGTTCAGCACCAGATCGGGGTTAGCGTTATCCGAGCTACCCGTGTTGGCAGCGGCCTGGATGGCAAACACGGACTCCGAACCGTTGTCTTTAGCGGCATTGAAGTTGTCCGAATAGTTATCCAGCAATTTATACTTCAGGCCATTGCTGGTAACCCCACTGGCGATGACCTGATCGAAGAGGGCCTTGGCCTCCGTGTACTTCTTCTCGTAGAGGTAGGTCTTCGCCAGATAGGCCATCGCGGCCCACTTGTTGGCCCGACCCACGGACGACTGGGTAGCGGGCAGGTTATCCTGCGCGAACTTGAAGTCGGCTTCGATCTTGGGCCAGATGTCGGCATTGTTGGCTACTTTCTCGATGCCGGCACCGTAATCGACGGTTTCGTCGATGAAGGGCACCATGTTGAAGTTCCGTTTCAGTTCGAAGTAGTAATGCCCTCGCAGAAAGCGGGCTTCAGCCTGTAATTCAGTTTTGTCAGCAGCCGTCACATCGGAACCGGCTGATGCGAGCGAGCGCAGGACGGAGTTACAGCGAGCCACCCCTTCATACATGGCATTCCATTTGGCGTTGACTTCACCACTGGAGGGCAGGAGCTGGTAGGTCTGGTAGGGAGTCAGGGCGTTAAAGTCGCCGGAGTTGGAGCCTTTGTTGGCTTCACCCCCGGAAATGCTACCCCGCACCCAGTTGAAAGAGCTGGCTGACTGGGAGAAGCCCCGGGCGTTGAGCTGGGCGTAGGCCCCCATCAGCAGACCATCCAGACCCGCTTTGCTAGAAAGCTGGGTTCCAGAAAGCTGTCCAGTGGCGGGCACTTCCAGGAATTTGTCGGTACAGGCAAAAGAGACGGCCATCAGCAGCGTGGCGGTCAGTGTGCCTTTGGTAATCAGTGTTTTCATTATGCGTATATGCCTTAGAAATGATAAGGAATAAGTGTCTTGTCAAATCCCCAGCGACTAGTATTCGTAAATATGTTTAGTTAGTCTATTAACGAACAAGAGTCGCTGGGTTGTATCTAGCCTAGGCTTAGAACCCGAAGCTTAAGCCAACGTTGTAGCCACGCTGAACGGGGTAGTTACCAATATCGATACCGAAGTTGGTATCCGCCGAGCCACCTACACCTGGATCAAGTCCTGAGTACTTGGTGATGGTGAACAGGTTGGTAGCCGATAACGATATACGCAGCCGATTCATGTTGATCTTGTTGAGGATCGTCGAGGGCAGCGTATACCCCAGGGTCAGGTACTGCATCCGGGCATACGAACCGTTCTCTACGTAGTAGGAGTTGGGCTGGGTGTTGGTGCTGAAGTTCGACGCACTCTCGAAAATGGGCACCGTTGTGTTCGTATGATCTGGCAACCATGAATCTTTTACCCGAGCACTAACAGCCGCCCCCGTGAAGGAGGGATAGAAATCGGTGAACCAACGCTGGTTATTGAAGATCTTGTTGCCCAGCGAGGTGTACAGGTTAGTGTTCAGATCGAAGCCTTTGTACTTCAGCGTCAGGGTGATACTACCTGTCATTTTCGGAATCGGGCTGCCCAGATACTGTCGGTCATCAGCCGTGATCTTGCCATCCCCGTTGGTGTCGGCATAGCGGAACCGACCTGGACCCGCGCCTTCCTGGGTGGGAGCAGCGGCCACTTCTTCCTTGCTGTTGAACAGACCGATCACTTTGTAGCCGTAGAACGACGACAGATCATGACCCGGCTCGTTGCGTACTACGTTGCCACTCAGACGCGTACCCCCGCCGTAGAAGTAAGGCACCAGCGGGTCAATGGATATGATCTTGTTGTTGAGCAAACCGGCAATGGCCGTCACTTCGTAGCTCAGATCGCTGTTGATGTTGCCCCGGTTGGTGACCAGGATGTCGATCCCTTCGTTACGCATGCTGGCCAGGTTTTTGAATGGGGCCCCTGAACGAACGCCTACTACACCGGGCAGAGCCAGTTGGTAGAGCAGGTCTTTGGTATCCCGGCGCCAGAAGTCGAGCACGACTTCGAGTTTGTTGTTGAAGAAGGCTCCGTCGATACCGATGTTGCTGGTCACGTTAGTTTCCCACTTAGCCGAAGCATTTCCAATCTGAGTACGATAGAAACCAGAAGCAATTGTATTGTTGGTTCCATTGATATCATATCCCTGACTAGCATCACCACCATATAAATTGTACTGGTTGGTGGCACTTAGGAAGTTGGAGTTACCCATGGTACCGTATCCACCGCGAATTTTCAGGTCAGATACCCAGGGCAGATTCTTCATGAAGTCTTCGGATGACAAACGCCAGGCGGCCGACACGGCTGGGAAAACCCCGTACCGATTTGAGGCCGCGAATTGCGATGAACCATCCCGGCGAACAACGCCTGTAATGATATATTTATCATTGTAGGTGTAGCGTACCTGACCAAACAGCGAGTAGAACTTGTTTCCCAGGCTGTAACCACTACCGACCTGCCGGGTAGCCCCTGGTGTGGTGGTGCTGATGGTTACGTAGTTGGGGTCGGTCGAGAAGGGGTTTTGGCCAGAACCAAAAATATTCCGTCCGGCTCCTGTATTGAGGGCTTCGATACCGGCCAGGGCGTCGATGTCATGGATACCAAACTTCTGCTTGAAGTGAGCGGTGTTGGTAAACGTCCAGGTTAAGCCGTAGCCAGATCCTTCGCTGTAGGTATAGGTGGTGTTGTTTTCCGAGTTCTCATACTGCACCCGACCATAGCTATTATAATAATTGGTGTAATAGGCACCCCCCAAGCTGCTGCGCAGGGTCAGGGATGGAATCACATCATACTCCAGGTAGGCATTACCGAATCCGAAAATATTGAAGTTACTATCGTTAGCCCGTTGTTGGCGATCGGCAACTGCATTGTGAGGGTTGTTGAAACCCGGAGCAGCTGTACCGGCATACCCTCCAAAGGAGTTATACACCGGAATAATAGGAGGAGTACGGAAGGCCGTTAACACCTCGTTTTCGTCGGATGATGAAGACGAGTTGTTGTTGGTCGAGTTACCCAGAATACTACCAACGCCACCCAGAGTGCCTTTGGTGCGGATATACGCTAATTGGAAGTTTTCGCCAAAGCGGAGTTTCTTGGTGATGTCGAACTCAGTGTTGGCCCGTAGCGTGTAGCGCGAGTAATCGTTATAAATAACGATACCCGCCTGCCGCTGCATACCCAGCGCTACATAGAACCGGCTCGATTCGGTACCGCCCGAAAAACCAATGTTGTGCCGCATCAGCGGAGCCACCCGGGTGATCTCTTTGTACCAGTTGGTACCCGCTTTGTTGGCTGGAATGACGTTATAGATCGCCCCGTTGGCTGGGTTGACGTTGTACTTGGCTGCTTCTGCGGTCAGATCCACCTGCGAAGCCGATAAGCCCGAACGGCTACCCACCAGCAGATAATCCGGTAACACCGGCGTAGCCCCTTCCCCATACTGACCTCCGGCTAAGCCTTTGAAATCGTTGGTGGGGTAGGTGCCCTGATAAATGTCATTCTTACGAGCCTGCCAGGTCCAGTCAGCCTGCTCCTGGGGGTTGAGGATCGGCAGGCTCTTGCCTGGATCGGTAGCTCCAAAAAGACCATCGTAGCTTACGCTCAGCTTTTGAGCCCGACGCTGGCCTTTGCGGGTGGTGATAACGATCACCCCGGAAGCGGCCCGGGCTCCATAGATCGAAGCCGAAGCGGCATCTTTCAGGACGGTGGTCGTTTCGATATCATCAGGCGCCAGGAAGGATGTTGTTTGAACGGGTACGCCATCGACCACATAAAGTGGCTGGTTACCCCCGAACGAACCAAAGCCCCGAACCCGAACCTGGGACGAAGTACCTGGCTGTCCGTTGGTGATGACGGTGACCCCGGCTACCCGACCCTGCAATTGCTGTTCGACGTTGGTGGAAGGAACGACCTTTAACTGAGCGGGTTTAACGGTGGAAACGGCTCCGGTCACATCCCGACGGTTTTCGGTGGAGTACCCGGTAACGACGACTTCGCTCAGCGCGGTGGCTTCGTCTTCGAGACGGACGCTCAGGCTGCTTTGATTGCCCACATTGACTTCCTGGGTTTTGAAGCCGATGGCCGAGATTACCAGTACGGGATCTGCCCCTCTGACATTCAACGAGAAGTTACCGTTGGCGTCGGAAGAGGTTCCGACCTGGGTCCCTTTCAGGACGATGTTGGCTCCGGGTACGGCTCCATCCGACCCCGTGATTGTTCCCGTCACCCGACGGTCTTGGGCTGAAGCATGGAGGCTCCAAAGCAGCAGGACTGCACCCAGAAAAGCGGTCTGCAGAAACCTGTAGAACGATGCTTTCATGAAATTTAGGTTGGTTTGAAAAAAAATGAGTAAACACTTTACTGTTAAAGTAAGCGGACCAATATTAAGTTGGTTAAATTATATTTCAAAAGGGGATCGTGATAATTCTATTTAAGAAATTGAATTAAAAAGGTGTAATTTATTGAAAAAATTAAATTAAATATGGATTAATACATTGTTAATCAAATATTTACGCTATAAATTATGTTAATAAAATTAAGTTTTTTCTTGAAAATTAAATAGAAATTAAATTTGATTTTAACGGTAAACTTTTTGCCTTATTTCTCTATAAATTAGTCCCCGAATAACTAATTAAATTGACTTAAGAAATTTTAATTGAGTATATTTTTTTTAACGCACGTAATAATACTCAGTTAAACTACTCAGGCATATTTAATTAAATTACTTAATAGATTTTAACTATTAAAAATTCTAACTCAACGTCCCATATGGATACTTATTATTTTTATGCATACTATCGAAATCCGAAGGTTACTATTCATAAAGCAGCTTGTCGATTTTGTAATCAGGGTAAAGGCATGCAGCCTAACAAGTGTAGTTGTTCGACAGGGCGCTGGCGGGGAGGTTTTGCCAGCTTCGAACTGGCTTTAGAGGCCGCTCAGGAAATGGGTAAACGATTGGGTGTAGAGCCGACGTATTGTCAACGGTGTCTTTCGGATATAGTTGACCTTTCTATGAAAGAAGAAGTTGGTTTAGAAACGGCTGCTTTTGAGTAAGGATATTGTAGCAGATGTCAGTTCATAAGAAAAGGCCCTGTTTGCAGATAGATGACTGCAAACAGGGCCTTTTGTAAATAGATCATTATGGCTTAGCTGGCAAACTGCTTAACCAGGCCTTCCAGCGTATGTAAAGGCTGAACGCCCGACTGCCGCCAGACAATTTTCCCGTCTTTAAATAAAATCATGGTTGGAATACTGCGAATCTGATATTGCTGGGCGGCTGCCTGTGCTTTATCGACATCAATCTTCACAACCCGGACTTTATCGCCTGCCCGATCGGTGAGTTGCTTGAGGATAGGAGCCTGTTGTTTACAGGGGCCACACCAGTCGGCATAGAAATCGACCAGCACGGGTTTATCGCCGTTGATCAGGTCTTTAAACGATTGCTTATTCATAGTGGTGTTGATTTACGATTTTCGGTATTCAGTTTGCGATTTTCAGAGCCGGGCCGTAAAAGTCCGCTTCTTGCCAACGTAAA
This window of the Spirosoma aerolatum genome carries:
- a CDS encoding RagB/SusD family nutrient uptake outer membrane protein, which codes for MKTLITKGTLTATLLMAVSFACTDKFLEVPATGQLSGTQLSSKAGLDGLLMGAYAQLNARGFSQSASSFNWVRGSISGGEANKGSNSGDFNALTPYQTYQLLPSSGEVNAKWNAMYEGVARCNSVLRSLASAGSDVTAADKTELQAEARFLRGHYYFELKRNFNMVPFIDETVDYGAGIEKVANNADIWPKIEADFKFAQDNLPATQSSVGRANKWAAMAYLAKTYLYEKKYTEAKALFDQVIASGVTSNGLKYKLLDNYSDNFNAAKDNGSESVFAIQAAANTGSSDNANPDLVLNFPYNTGSNGPAGCCGFFPPSFDMANSFRVDAKGLPLLDGSYNTGANQLKTDQGIASSAAFTPDAGPVDPRLDWSVGRRGIQYLDWQPHPGLDWIRDQSFAGPYSPKKFVFYKAQDKTLTDGSSWTDGYSAINYNIIRFADVLLMAAECEVEVGSLATATNYVNMVRTRAANPAGFVMQDGKPAANYVISNYPTFADKATARAAVQFERKLELSGEGHRFYDLVRWGTAATVLNAFLAYESKLLPTAYSGGKFTAGRDEYQPIPQTQIDYQGKDVLAQNPGY
- a CDS encoding SusC/RagA family TonB-linked outer membrane protein translates to MKASFYRFLQTAFLGAVLLLWSLHASAQDRRVTGTITGSDGAVPGANIVLKGTQVGTSSDANGNFSLNVRGADPVLVISAIGFKTQEVNVGNQSSLSVRLEDEATALSEVVVTGYSTENRRDVTGAVSTVKPAQLKVVPSTNVEQQLQGRVAGVTVITNGQPGTSSQVRVRGFGSFGGNQPLYVVDGVPVQTTSFLAPDDIETTTVLKDAASASIYGARAASGVIVITTRKGQRRAQKLSVSYDGLFGATDPGKSLPILNPQEQADWTWQARKNDIYQGTYPTNDFKGLAGGQYGEGATPVLPDYLLVGSRSGLSASQVDLTAEAAKYNVNPANGAIYNVIPANKAGTNWYKEITRVAPLMRHNIGFSGGTESSRFYVALGMQRQAGIVIYNDYSRYTLRANTEFDITKKLRFGENFQLAYIRTKGTLGGVGSILGNSTNNNSSSSSDENEVLTAFRTPPIIPVYNSFGGYAGTAAPGFNNPHNAVADRQQRANDSNFNIFGFGNAYLEYDVIPSLTLRSSLGGAYYTNYYNSYGRVQYENSENNTTYTYSEGSGYGLTWTFTNTAHFKQKFGIHDIDALAGIEALNTGAGRNIFGSGQNPFSTDPNYVTISTTTPGATRQVGSGYSLGNKFYSLFGQVRYTYNDKYIITGVVRRDGSSQFAASNRYGVFPAVSAAWRLSSEDFMKNLPWVSDLKIRGGYGTMGNSNFLSATNQYNLYGGDASQGYDINGTNNTIASGFYRTQIGNASAKWETNVTSNIGIDGAFFNNKLEVVLDFWRRDTKDLLYQLALPGVVGVRSGAPFKNLASMRNEGIDILVTNRGNINSDLSYEVTAIAGLLNNKIISIDPLVPYFYGGGTRLSGNVVRNEPGHDLSSFYGYKVIGLFNSKEEVAAAPTQEGAGPGRFRYADTNGDGKITADDRQYLGSPIPKMTGSITLTLKYKGFDLNTNLYTSLGNKIFNNQRWFTDFYPSFTGAAVSARVKDSWLPDHTNTTVPIFESASNFSTNTQPNSYYVENGSYARMQYLTLGYTLPSTILNKINMNRLRISLSATNLFTITKYSGLDPGVGGSADTNFGIDIGNYPVQRGYNVGLSFGF
- the trxA gene encoding thioredoxin, with product MNKQSFKDLINGDKPVLVDFYADWCGPCKQQAPILKQLTDRAGDKVRVVKIDVDKAQAAAQQYQIRSIPTMILFKDGKIVWRQSGVQPLHTLEGLVKQFAS